In a single window of the Eleginops maclovinus isolate JMC-PN-2008 ecotype Puerto Natales chromosome 6, JC_Emac_rtc_rv5, whole genome shotgun sequence genome:
- the LOC134866461 gene encoding histamine H3 receptor-like encodes MVEQTESNSSQYYFDNTSTGVQSSFVFSGPLFVILMVMMVTLVVVIVLGNALVIFAFKVDKSLRTQCNYYFLNLAISDFLVGAFCIPVYMPYILTGRWTLGRGLCKLWLVMDYLLCSASVFNIVLISYDRFLSVTRAVSYRARQGMAHQAIIKMIAVWVLAFVLYGPAIIFWELVVGRSSVPKDECFAEFYYSWYFLLSASMLEFFSPFISVAFFNLSIYLSIRRRRLHSRKAQLHLQLSETASAQGKGIPLSHNSEVGMKLAVRGSIHSQSSSPSLGKLDPSTSRAAHPSRLSRDKKIAKSLAIIVCMFAICWAPYTLLMIIRAACRGRCIQHHWYEVTFWLLWLNSAINPFLYPLCHSSFRRAFSRILCPKRHTTPQSSVLRLGQ; translated from the exons ATGGTGGAACAAACCGAATCCAACTCCAGCCAGTACTATTTTGACAACACCTCAACTGGAGTCCAGAGCAGCTTCGTGTTTTCAGGACcattgtttgtcattttgatggtaatgatggtgaCTTTGGTCGTTGTGATAGTTTTGGGCAACGCACTGGTAATTTTCGCTTTTAAAGTGGACAAGAGTTTGAGGACACAATGTAATTACTACTTCCTGAATTTGGCAATATCAGATTTTCTTGTAG GGGCATTCTGCATCCCAGTGTACATGCCTTACATCCTCACAGGCAGGTGGACACTGGGTCGCGGACTCTGCAAGCTGTGGCTGGTCATGGACTACCTCCTTTGTTCTGCATCGGTCTTCAACATTGTCCTCATCAGCTACGACCGCTTCCTGTCTGTCACCAGAGCA GTAAGTTACCGTGCCAGACAGGGCATGGCTCACCAAGCCATAATCAAGATGATTGCTGTCTGGGTGCTAGCCTTTGTCCTGTATGGCCCAGCTATAATTTTCTGGGAGCTGGTGGTGGGCAGAAGCAGCGTGCCAAAGGATGAGTGTTTTGCGGAGTTCTATTACTCTTGGTACTTCCTGCTGAGTGCCTCTATGCTGgagtttttctctcctttcatctCTGTGGCTTTCTTCAACCTCAGCATTTACCTCAGCATTCGCAGGAGGAGGCTCCACAGCAGGAAGGCACAGCTCCACCTTCAACTGAGCGAAACTGCTTCTGCCCAGGGGAAAGGTATCCCCCTGTCCCACAACTCGGAGGTTGGGATGAAACTGGCTGTAAGAGGCTCTATCCACTCCCAGTCTTCCTCTCCCAGCTTGGGTAAACTAGATCCCTCAACCAGCAGGGCTGCCCATCCTAGCCGTCTGTCCAGGGATAAGAAAATTGCTAAGTCCCTGGCCATCATAGTGTGTATGTTTGCCATCTGCTGGGCACCGTACACCCTACTGATGATCATCCGTGCTGCCTGCAGAGGGCGGTGCATCCAGCATCATTGGTACGAGGTCACCTTCTGGCTCCTGTGGCTCAACTCTGCTATTAACCCGTTCCTGTACCCACTTTGCCACAGTAGCTTTCGCAGGGCCTTTAGCAGGATTCTCTGCCCAAAGCGGCATACTACTCCCCAATCATCTGTCCTTCGTCTTGGTCAGTGA